The following coding sequences lie in one Silene latifolia isolate original U9 population chromosome 5, ASM4854445v1, whole genome shotgun sequence genomic window:
- the LOC141657694 gene encoding sterol 3-beta-glucosyltransferase UGT80A2-like isoform X1, with protein MVSRGSPDTNPSFFKILEFLNIILPTLFTMTISSDDSFRSAYSGSSGDIPNHIDVDTNNLNDNGNYNRNGHYESDPKNELTLQFPPSAGPINNSSDSIDRVWSNEHDVTEELSTSNRLAKSGGSKFCPFSFLAAKLFDDKLPLTKKLKWLNRVATVKKDGTVQVDVPGDINMPNFDIGTESASASVSGSGSVSVSVSDSGSVSVSGSGHTTDGEHDDSTDFQDLPPMQIVMLIVGTRGDVQPFVAIGKRLQEYGHRVRLATHQNFKEFVLSSGLEFFPLGGDPKILAGYMVKNKGFLPSEPSEIPIQRNQMREIIFSLLRACKHPDPETQIPFDAEAIIANPPAYGHTHVAEALKIPIHIFFTMPWTPTSEFPHPLSRVKQHVAYRLSYQVVDVMIWLGIRDLINEFRKKKLKLRPVTYLSPNSSPSDIPYGYIWSPHLVPKPKDWGPKIDVVGFCFLDLASNYKPPEDLVAWLGKGQRPIYIGFGSLPVQEPEKMTKTIVQALELTEQRGIINKGWGGLGNLAEPKDFVYLLDNVPHDWLFLQCAAVVHHGGAGTTSAGLKAACPTTIVPFFGDQPFWGERVHEKGVGPLPIPIEEFSLEKLVAAIRFMQDPVVKQRAVILAEELGTEDGVTGAVAAFYKQFPRKKVESDPPEPHKQHRAVELIWWRPENIIIREILSV; from the exons atggtaagtagaggtagcccggacaCCAATCCTAGTTTCTTTAAAATCTTGGAATTCCTCAATATAATTCTCCCAACATTATTTACAATGACGATCAGCAGCGATGACTCTTTCCGAAGCGCTTATTCCGGCAGCTCCGGCGATATTCCCAATCACATCGACGTCGATACAAATAATTTAAACGATAACGGTAACTATAACCGCAACGGTCATTATGAAAGTGATCCTAAGAATGAGTTGACTCTCCAGTTTCCGCCTTCTGCTGGTCCCATAAATAACTCTTCAg ATTCTATTGACAGGGTATGGTCGAATGAGCACGATGTTACTGAGGAACTATCTACTTCTAATCGTCTTGCGAAATCTGGCGGATCCAAATTTTGTCCATTTAGTTTTCTAGCAGCAAAACTTTTTGATGATAAACTTCCTTTGACGAAAAAG TTGAAATGGCTGAACCGTGTTGCGACTGTTAAAAAGGATGGAACCGTACAAGTTGATGTGCCTGGAGATATCAACATGCCAAACTTTGACATTGGAACTGAATCTGCCTCTGCTTCTGTTTCTGGTTCGGGATCTGTATCTGTATCTGTTTCGGATTCTGGTTCTGTATCTGTTTCTGGTTCTGGTCATACCACAGATGGGGAACACGATGACTCAACCGACTTCCAAGATCTACCTCCAATGCAAATTGTGATGCTAATTGTTGGAACAAGAGGTGATGTACAACCTTTCGTAGCTATTGGGAAACGTTTGCAG GAATATGGACATAGGGTTCGGTTAGCAACTCACCAAAATTTCAAAGAGTTTGTTTTGAGTTCTGGGCTGGAGTTCTTTCCTTTAGGAGGGGACCCGAAAATTCTTGCTGGCT ATATGGTGAAAAACAAGGGCTTTTTGCCTTCAGAACCATCCGAGATACCCATTCAGCGGAATCAGATGAGAGAAATTATATTTTCCTTACTAAGGGCTTGCAAGCATCCTGATCCTGAAACTCAGATTCCTTTTGATGCTGAAGCAATAATTGCAAATCCACCAGCGTATG GACATACTCATGTTGCCGAGGCACTCAAAATACCAATTCATATATTCTTTACAATGCCTTGGAC GCCCACAAGTGAATTCCCACATCCTCTGTCCCGTGTGAAGCAACACGTTGCTTACCGA CTTTCATACCAAGTTGTTGATGTAATGATTTGGCTTGGAATACGGGACTTGATAAACGAATTCAGGAAGAAAAAACTGAAGCTGAGACCAGTTACCTACTTAAGTCCTAATAGTTCTCCTTCTGACATTCCGTATGGATATATTTGGAGTCCTCATCTTGTCCCTAAACCCAAAG ATTGGGGACCCAAAATTGATGTAGTTGGTTTCTGTTTCCTCGACCTGGCTTCTAATTACAAACCTCCAGAAGATCTGGTGGCATGGCTTGGAAAAGGCCAAAGACCAATTTATATTGGTTTCGGAAGTCTG CCTGTCCAAGAACCAGAGAAAATGACGAAGACAATTGTACAAGCTCTAGAATTAACGGAACAAAGAGGAATTATAAATAAAGGCTGGGGTGGTCTTGGCAATT TGGCCGAGCCTAAGGATTTCGTGTACTTGTTGGACAATGTCCCTCATGACTGGCTGTTCTTGCAGTGTGCAGCCGTG GTGCACCACGGTGGTGCAGGTACAACTTCTGCTGGTCTTAAAGCTGCG TGTCCAACTACGATTGTCCCGTTTTTCGGTGACCAACCCTTCTGGGGAGAACGGGTGCATGAAAAAGGCGTAGGGCCCCTACCGATTCCTATAGAGGAATTCTCTCTTGAGAAACTGGTTGCTGCCATACGCTTCATGCAGGATCCTGTG GTGAAGCAACGTGCTGTCATACTGGCAGAGGAACTAGGGACTGAAGACGGGGTCACAGGAGCAGTGGCGGCTTTTTACAAACAGTTTCCTCGGAAGAAAGTCGAGTCAGACCCTCCGGAGCCTCATAAGCAACACAG AGCTGTAGAGCTCATTTGGTGGAGGCCTGAAAACATAATCATAAGGGAAATTTTA AGTGTTTGA
- the LOC141657694 gene encoding sterol 3-beta-glucosyltransferase UGT80A2-like isoform X2, translating into MPNFDIGTESASASVSGSGSVSVSVSDSGSVSVSGSGHTTDGEHDDSTDFQDLPPMQIVMLIVGTRGDVQPFVAIGKRLQEYGHRVRLATHQNFKEFVLSSGLEFFPLGGDPKILAGYMVKNKGFLPSEPSEIPIQRNQMREIIFSLLRACKHPDPETQIPFDAEAIIANPPAYGHTHVAEALKIPIHIFFTMPWTPTSEFPHPLSRVKQHVAYRLSYQVVDVMIWLGIRDLINEFRKKKLKLRPVTYLSPNSSPSDIPYGYIWSPHLVPKPKDWGPKIDVVGFCFLDLASNYKPPEDLVAWLGKGQRPIYIGFGSLPVQEPEKMTKTIVQALELTEQRGIINKGWGGLGNLAEPKDFVYLLDNVPHDWLFLQCAAVVHHGGAGTTSAGLKAACPTTIVPFFGDQPFWGERVHEKGVGPLPIPIEEFSLEKLVAAIRFMQDPVVKQRAVILAEELGTEDGVTGAVAAFYKQFPRKKVESDPPEPHKQHRAVELIWWRPENIIIREILSV; encoded by the exons ATGCCAAACTTTGACATTGGAACTGAATCTGCCTCTGCTTCTGTTTCTGGTTCGGGATCTGTATCTGTATCTGTTTCGGATTCTGGTTCTGTATCTGTTTCTGGTTCTGGTCATACCACAGATGGGGAACACGATGACTCAACCGACTTCCAAGATCTACCTCCAATGCAAATTGTGATGCTAATTGTTGGAACAAGAGGTGATGTACAACCTTTCGTAGCTATTGGGAAACGTTTGCAG GAATATGGACATAGGGTTCGGTTAGCAACTCACCAAAATTTCAAAGAGTTTGTTTTGAGTTCTGGGCTGGAGTTCTTTCCTTTAGGAGGGGACCCGAAAATTCTTGCTGGCT ATATGGTGAAAAACAAGGGCTTTTTGCCTTCAGAACCATCCGAGATACCCATTCAGCGGAATCAGATGAGAGAAATTATATTTTCCTTACTAAGGGCTTGCAAGCATCCTGATCCTGAAACTCAGATTCCTTTTGATGCTGAAGCAATAATTGCAAATCCACCAGCGTATG GACATACTCATGTTGCCGAGGCACTCAAAATACCAATTCATATATTCTTTACAATGCCTTGGAC GCCCACAAGTGAATTCCCACATCCTCTGTCCCGTGTGAAGCAACACGTTGCTTACCGA CTTTCATACCAAGTTGTTGATGTAATGATTTGGCTTGGAATACGGGACTTGATAAACGAATTCAGGAAGAAAAAACTGAAGCTGAGACCAGTTACCTACTTAAGTCCTAATAGTTCTCCTTCTGACATTCCGTATGGATATATTTGGAGTCCTCATCTTGTCCCTAAACCCAAAG ATTGGGGACCCAAAATTGATGTAGTTGGTTTCTGTTTCCTCGACCTGGCTTCTAATTACAAACCTCCAGAAGATCTGGTGGCATGGCTTGGAAAAGGCCAAAGACCAATTTATATTGGTTTCGGAAGTCTG CCTGTCCAAGAACCAGAGAAAATGACGAAGACAATTGTACAAGCTCTAGAATTAACGGAACAAAGAGGAATTATAAATAAAGGCTGGGGTGGTCTTGGCAATT TGGCCGAGCCTAAGGATTTCGTGTACTTGTTGGACAATGTCCCTCATGACTGGCTGTTCTTGCAGTGTGCAGCCGTG GTGCACCACGGTGGTGCAGGTACAACTTCTGCTGGTCTTAAAGCTGCG TGTCCAACTACGATTGTCCCGTTTTTCGGTGACCAACCCTTCTGGGGAGAACGGGTGCATGAAAAAGGCGTAGGGCCCCTACCGATTCCTATAGAGGAATTCTCTCTTGAGAAACTGGTTGCTGCCATACGCTTCATGCAGGATCCTGTG GTGAAGCAACGTGCTGTCATACTGGCAGAGGAACTAGGGACTGAAGACGGGGTCACAGGAGCAGTGGCGGCTTTTTACAAACAGTTTCCTCGGAAGAAAGTCGAGTCAGACCCTCCGGAGCCTCATAAGCAACACAG AGCTGTAGAGCTCATTTGGTGGAGGCCTGAAAACATAATCATAAGGGAAATTTTA AGTGTTTGA
- the LOC141657694 gene encoding sterol 3-beta-glucosyltransferase UGT80A2-like isoform X3, with protein MPNFDIGTESASASVSGSGSVSVSVSDSGSVSVSGSGHTTDGEHDDSTDFQDLPPMQIVMLIVGTRGDVQPFVAIGKRLQEYGHRVRLATHQNFKEFVLSSGLEFFPLGGDPKILAGYMVKNKGFLPSEPSEIPIQRNQMREIIFSLLRACKHPDPETQIPFDAEAIIANPPAYGHTHVAEALKIPIHIFFTMPWTPTSEFPHPLSRVKQHVAYRLSYQVVDVMIWLGIRDLINEFRKKKLKLRPVTYLSPNSSPSDIPYGYIWSPHLVPKPKDWGPKIDVVGFCFLDLASNYKPPEDLVAWLGKGQRPIYIGFGSLPVQEPEKMTKTIVQALELTEQRGIINKGWGGLGNLAEPKDFVYLLDNVPHDWLFLQCAAVVHHGGAGTTSAGLKAACPTTIVPFFGDQPFWGERVHEKGVGPLPIPIEEFSLEKLVAAIRFMQDPVVKQRAVILAEELGTEDGVTGAVAAFYKQFPRKKVESDPPEPHKQHRSHLSIRGCFLGAQ; from the exons ATGCCAAACTTTGACATTGGAACTGAATCTGCCTCTGCTTCTGTTTCTGGTTCGGGATCTGTATCTGTATCTGTTTCGGATTCTGGTTCTGTATCTGTTTCTGGTTCTGGTCATACCACAGATGGGGAACACGATGACTCAACCGACTTCCAAGATCTACCTCCAATGCAAATTGTGATGCTAATTGTTGGAACAAGAGGTGATGTACAACCTTTCGTAGCTATTGGGAAACGTTTGCAG GAATATGGACATAGGGTTCGGTTAGCAACTCACCAAAATTTCAAAGAGTTTGTTTTGAGTTCTGGGCTGGAGTTCTTTCCTTTAGGAGGGGACCCGAAAATTCTTGCTGGCT ATATGGTGAAAAACAAGGGCTTTTTGCCTTCAGAACCATCCGAGATACCCATTCAGCGGAATCAGATGAGAGAAATTATATTTTCCTTACTAAGGGCTTGCAAGCATCCTGATCCTGAAACTCAGATTCCTTTTGATGCTGAAGCAATAATTGCAAATCCACCAGCGTATG GACATACTCATGTTGCCGAGGCACTCAAAATACCAATTCATATATTCTTTACAATGCCTTGGAC GCCCACAAGTGAATTCCCACATCCTCTGTCCCGTGTGAAGCAACACGTTGCTTACCGA CTTTCATACCAAGTTGTTGATGTAATGATTTGGCTTGGAATACGGGACTTGATAAACGAATTCAGGAAGAAAAAACTGAAGCTGAGACCAGTTACCTACTTAAGTCCTAATAGTTCTCCTTCTGACATTCCGTATGGATATATTTGGAGTCCTCATCTTGTCCCTAAACCCAAAG ATTGGGGACCCAAAATTGATGTAGTTGGTTTCTGTTTCCTCGACCTGGCTTCTAATTACAAACCTCCAGAAGATCTGGTGGCATGGCTTGGAAAAGGCCAAAGACCAATTTATATTGGTTTCGGAAGTCTG CCTGTCCAAGAACCAGAGAAAATGACGAAGACAATTGTACAAGCTCTAGAATTAACGGAACAAAGAGGAATTATAAATAAAGGCTGGGGTGGTCTTGGCAATT TGGCCGAGCCTAAGGATTTCGTGTACTTGTTGGACAATGTCCCTCATGACTGGCTGTTCTTGCAGTGTGCAGCCGTG GTGCACCACGGTGGTGCAGGTACAACTTCTGCTGGTCTTAAAGCTGCG TGTCCAACTACGATTGTCCCGTTTTTCGGTGACCAACCCTTCTGGGGAGAACGGGTGCATGAAAAAGGCGTAGGGCCCCTACCGATTCCTATAGAGGAATTCTCTCTTGAGAAACTGGTTGCTGCCATACGCTTCATGCAGGATCCTGTG GTGAAGCAACGTGCTGTCATACTGGCAGAGGAACTAGGGACTGAAGACGGGGTCACAGGAGCAGTGGCGGCTTTTTACAAACAGTTTCCTCGGAAGAAAGTCGAGTCAGACCCTCCGGAGCCTCATAAGCAACACAGGTCACATCTATCCATAAGGGGGTGTTTTTTGGGCGCGCAGTAA
- the LOC141657696 gene encoding uncharacterized protein LOC141657696 has translation MTSEIRKYEPSPESITTVEEADIAEAQLEEVLTQVQERMKELSVNEGNPESLPNDFMTGSEDSLADSPNQAELDDDSDEDQAEMANQVAVAAASSAVTAPERHGSPNPFLELAITDSFTSLLLQADQVDQADVPQPPSPIRETVSQASVQNLFGSVYDNHLKRLQDCLLNTSNTLNADQTTEVIQSSDNIETPDDFIFPSANLPSLDYQLPPQTELGESNNNAAINNPQRQANITSTWEINAFRDLLTSISATKNPQFSPGFWYMPPPNELYSSAFEMMGLAVDPHFRYYEDITGKGARLNNQQ, from the exons ATGACATCTGAAATAAG GAAATATGAACCCTCACCGGAATCAATCACGACGGTTGAGGAAGCAGATATTGCTGAAGCCCAACTCGAGGAAGTTCTTACCCAAGTCCAAGAGAGAATG AAAGAATTATCGGTAAATGAAGGCAATCCTGAATCTCTACCCAATGATTTCATG ACTGGATCCGAGGACTCACTCGCGGATTCTCCAAACCAAGCTGAACTGGATGACGACTCTGACGAGGACCAAGCCGAGATGGCTAACCAGGTTGCTGTAGCTGCTGCAAG CAGCGCGGTAACAGCTCCTGAAAGACACGGGTCTCCAAACCCGTTTCTAGAATTGGCTATAACAGATTCATTTACCAGCCTGCTATTGCAGGCTGATCAGGTTGATCAGGCTGATGTACCTCAACCCCCGTCTCCAATAAGG GAAACTGTTTCTCAGGCATCTGTACAGAACCTCTTCGGCTCAGTCTATGACAACCATCTCAAACGTCTTCAAGACTGTCTACTGAACACATCAAACACTCT TAATGCTGATCAGACAACAGAAGTCATTCAATCATCAGACAATATTGAGACTCCGGACGATTTCATCTTTCCTTCTGCAAATTTACCTTCTCTTGACTATCAACTACCA CCTCAAACGGAATTAGGAGAAAGCAACAACAATGCCGCTATCAATAACCCACAGAGGCAAGCAAATATAACTTCTACCTG GGAAATAAATGCTTTTCGAGATTTGCTTACTAGCATTTCAGCTACAAAAAATCCCCAGTTTTCTCCGGGCTTTTGGTATAT GCCTCCACCAAATGAGCTCTACAGCTCTGCATTTGAAATGATGGGTTTAGCTGTTGACCCCCATTTTCGGTATTACGAGGATATCACCGGAAAGG GTGCACGCCTCAACAACCAGCAGTGA